In Candidatus Aquicultor sp., the following proteins share a genomic window:
- a CDS encoding IS1 family transposase, which translates to MNKLSVEKRAQIIGCLVEGMSIRGTVRITGAAKNTVTKLLVDLGNACSDYQDKVMRDLPCKRLQFDEIWSFVYAKQKNVPEEHQGEFGYGDVWTWVALDADTKLVPSWLVGERNTADAAAFVADVASRLRNRVQLTTDGYRPYLDVIEDTFGGDIDYAVLHKIYKDEPEKPKRYSPTSCIGTETKVITGNPNLDHASTSFVERQNLTMRMGMRRFTRLTNAFSKKAENLAHAVSLHFMHYNFARPHKTLSKPFPTTPAMAAGITDHVWTLEEIAKLLD; encoded by the coding sequence ATGAACAAGCTATCAGTCGAGAAGCGAGCACAAATAATAGGATGCCTGGTCGAGGGGATGAGCATTCGCGGCACGGTTCGGATAACCGGAGCGGCTAAGAATACCGTAACCAAGCTGCTTGTCGATCTCGGCAATGCTTGTTCAGACTATCAAGACAAGGTTATGCGTGATCTACCTTGCAAGAGGCTCCAGTTCGACGAGATTTGGAGCTTCGTCTACGCCAAACAAAAGAACGTGCCTGAAGAACACCAGGGCGAGTTCGGGTACGGCGACGTGTGGACATGGGTTGCTCTGGATGCCGACACCAAGCTCGTTCCCTCCTGGCTCGTCGGTGAGCGAAACACGGCGGACGCTGCGGCCTTTGTAGCTGACGTAGCGTCAAGGCTTCGCAACAGAGTACAGTTAACTACAGATGGATATAGGCCGTATCTGGATGTAATCGAGGATACGTTTGGTGGGGATATCGACTATGCGGTGCTCCATAAAATCTATAAAGACGAACCTGAGAAACCGAAGCGCTATTCACCGACCAGCTGCATAGGAACGGAGACTAAGGTTATCACAGGTAACCCAAACCTAGACCATGCCTCTACATCGTTTGTAGAGCGGCAGAACCTTACAATGAGGATGGGAATGCGAAGGTTTACGAGGCTTACGAATGCGTTCTCCAAAAAAGCAGAAAATTTAGCACATGCGGTTAGCCTTCACTTCATGCATTATAATTTCGCTAGGCCACACAAAACCCTATCCAAACCGTTCCCTACAACTCCTGCTATGGCAGCTGGTATCACTGATCATGTGTGGACGTTAGAAGAGATCGCAAAATTGTTGGATTAA